The following coding sequences lie in one Prevotella nigrescens genomic window:
- a CDS encoding S-adenosylmethionine:tRNA ribosyltransferase-isomerase, with the protein MIDETKHIRISDYDYPLPDERIAKFPLSERDHSKLLLYKHGEVGEDVFCNLPKYLPKGALMVFNNTRVIQARMHFRKETGALIEIFLMEPAQPTDYELMFQTNQRCSWLCMIGNLKKWKEGTLRRSFQINGHDLMLTATVDRTKTDTAVAGGTNHWVDFAWDNHRVSFAEILEAVGELPIPPYLNRNTEESDKQTYQTVYSKIKGSVAAPTAGLHFTQNVLHAIDKAGITRDELTLHVGAGTFKPVKSTEIEGHNMHSEYVVVHRHTLENLLSHGCSAIAVGTTSVRTLESLYYMGVKLERNPQATEDELHVNQWEPYEQEHNSDGLILVNGTAVSVERALQNLLNYLDGNGLQALHTSTQIIIAPGFTYKIVRMLVTNFHQPQSTLLLLVSAFIGGNWRKVYDYALAHDFRFLSYGDSSLLIP; encoded by the coding sequence ATGATAGACGAAACAAAACATATAAGAATATCGGACTACGACTACCCTTTGCCCGACGAACGCATTGCCAAGTTTCCGCTTTCCGAGCGCGACCACAGCAAACTGTTGCTCTACAAGCACGGCGAAGTGGGCGAAGACGTGTTCTGCAACCTGCCCAAATATCTGCCCAAGGGTGCACTCATGGTGTTCAACAACACAAGGGTGATACAGGCACGCATGCACTTCCGCAAGGAAACGGGGGCACTGATAGAAATCTTCTTGATGGAACCTGCACAGCCCACCGACTACGAACTGATGTTCCAGACCAACCAACGGTGCTCGTGGCTCTGCATGATTGGCAACCTGAAGAAGTGGAAGGAGGGCACACTGCGACGCTCGTTCCAAATCAACGGGCACGATTTGATGCTCACTGCCACCGTAGACCGCACAAAGACAGACACTGCCGTGGCTGGCGGAACCAACCACTGGGTAGACTTTGCATGGGACAACCACCGGGTGTCGTTTGCCGAAATACTCGAAGCCGTGGGCGAATTGCCCATACCGCCCTACCTGAACCGCAACACCGAAGAGAGCGACAAGCAAACCTACCAGACCGTTTATTCTAAAATAAAAGGGTCGGTGGCTGCACCAACGGCAGGGCTGCACTTCACACAAAACGTGCTCCACGCCATCGACAAGGCAGGAATAACGCGCGACGAACTTACGCTGCACGTGGGCGCAGGCACATTTAAACCCGTGAAGAGCACCGAGATAGAAGGACACAACATGCACTCCGAATATGTGGTGGTGCACCGCCACACGCTCGAAAACCTGCTTTCGCATGGCTGCAGTGCCATTGCCGTGGGCACGACAAGCGTACGCACGCTCGAAAGTCTGTACTATATGGGCGTGAAGTTGGAACGCAACCCACAAGCCACCGAAGACGAATTGCACGTAAACCAATGGGAACCCTACGAGCAAGAACACAACTCCGACGGACTGATTTTGGTGAACGGAACAGCCGTCAGCGTGGAACGTGCGCTGCAAAACCTGCTGAATTACTTAGACGGCAACGGCTTGCAGGCACTCCATACAAGCACGCAAATCATCATAGCCCCCGGCTTTACGTACAAGATAGTGCGAATGCTCGTAACCAACTTCCACCAACCGCAATCCACGTTGCTGCTCTTGGTAAGTGCGTTCATTGGCGGCAACTGGCGCAAGGTGTACGATTACGCCCTTGCACACGACTTCCGCTTCCTGAGTTATGGCGACAGCAGTCTGCTCATTCCGTAG
- a CDS encoding DUF2027 domain-containing protein: MKIGDKVRFLSEVGGGKISGFQGKNIVLVEDEDGFEIPTPINDVVVVDNDDRAEAKIKSLEQAKEEREEGKSKSIKARLSGNTATTTSETEAGEEEIDYDPADNFVPQPREREDGNTLTAYLAFVPTKPRELNNTDFESYLVNDSNYYIHYLYMVGTPNEWQCKAVGEIEPNTKLFIERFSYDDLNNIAEACVQVFAYKPAKTFERKPALDAHIRIDATKFYKLNTFRENDFFDAPALLYAVTEKEKAKETKLNEKIELPKKLQGSNTQPAQPTLQPARKPLVRRYENSQSKAKYAKQILKNDKIVVDLHAEEVLETTAGLTAGDILEYQLGIFRATLEQYKNKNQQKIVFIHGKGEGVLRRAILRELNYRYKKYHFQDASFREYGYGATQVTIIT; the protein is encoded by the coding sequence ATGAAGATAGGCGATAAGGTTAGATTTTTAAGCGAGGTAGGCGGAGGAAAAATATCTGGTTTCCAAGGTAAAAACATAGTATTGGTAGAAGACGAAGACGGTTTTGAAATTCCGACACCCATCAACGACGTTGTGGTAGTGGACAACGACGATAGGGCGGAAGCCAAGATAAAGAGTCTGGAACAAGCAAAGGAGGAACGGGAAGAAGGAAAGTCGAAGTCGATAAAAGCCCGGCTGAGCGGAAACACTGCCACAACCACCAGCGAAACAGAGGCAGGCGAAGAGGAAATAGACTACGACCCAGCCGACAATTTCGTGCCACAGCCACGCGAACGCGAGGACGGCAACACGCTGACAGCCTATTTGGCGTTTGTGCCAACCAAGCCCCGGGAACTGAACAACACCGACTTCGAGTCGTATTTGGTGAACGACAGCAACTACTATATACATTATTTATATATGGTAGGCACCCCAAACGAATGGCAATGCAAGGCAGTGGGCGAAATAGAACCCAACACCAAACTCTTCATAGAGCGGTTCTCGTATGACGATTTAAACAACATTGCCGAAGCGTGCGTACAAGTTTTTGCCTACAAACCTGCTAAGACGTTCGAGCGCAAGCCCGCACTCGATGCGCACATACGCATAGATGCCACCAAGTTTTACAAGCTGAACACCTTCCGCGAGAACGATTTCTTCGATGCACCGGCACTGCTTTACGCCGTAACCGAAAAAGAAAAGGCGAAAGAAACAAAGCTGAACGAGAAGATAGAACTGCCGAAGAAGTTGCAAGGCAGCAACACTCAGCCAGCCCAACCCACGCTGCAGCCAGCCCGAAAACCTTTGGTGCGGAGATACGAAAATAGTCAGAGCAAAGCAAAATATGCCAAACAAATTCTTAAAAACGATAAAATTGTTGTAGATTTGCACGCCGAAGAGGTGTTGGAGACCACAGCAGGGCTGACCGCAGGCGATATTCTGGAATATCAACTGGGCATTTTCCGCGCCACATTGGAACAGTATAAGAACAAGAACCAACAGAAAATAGTCTTCATTCACGGTAAAGGCGAAGGCGTGTTGCGCCGTGCCATCCTACGCGAACTGAACTATCGGTACAAGAAATACCACTTCCAGGACGCATCGTTCCGCGAATATGGCTACGGTGCAACGCAAGTAACAATAATAACCTAA
- a CDS encoding NAD(+) synthase, whose amino-acid sequence MKYGFIKVATAIPEVRIADTKFNLDAIEKQIIAAEGQGVEIIVFPEFCITGYTCQDLFRQQLLLDDSEHAMMMLLDFTRQLDIIAIVGIPVCVGPLLLNCAAVVQHGKIIGIVPKTYLPNYAEFYEKRWFASARDLCPTQIHYAGQTVLVTPARQIFRTADGVKFGIEICEDIWAPIPPSNALTLAGVEIMFNLSASTEQIGKHHYLESLLAQQSARTISAYVYSSCGFGESSQDVVFGGNAFIYENGSQIAKAERFSLDPQLVTSEIDIEKLRTERRSNTTFVNAQKDMYVDPIGGVLPEKTYINCLPRQNAEREFTLTRKINPQPFIQSSHMEAACEEVFNIQVMGLAKRLVHTHCKKVVIGVSGGLDSTLALLVCVRAFDKLKLDRNGILAVTMPGFGTSKRTYTNAVALMKELGVDTKEISIVPSVVQHLKDIGHDTVTHDSTFENAQARERTQILMDLANEYNGMVLGTGDLSELALGWCTYNGDHMSMYAVNASVPKTLVRHLVTYVSGMTKNEKVAEALRDIVDTPISPELTPADEEGKIQQKTEDFVGPYELNDFFLYYFLRHGFQPSKIYFLANQAFAGKYEAEEIKKWLYNFVGRFFRNQFKRSCLPDGPKVGTVSLSPRGDWRMPSDADCTNWLAEIEQL is encoded by the coding sequence ATGAAATACGGATTTATCAAAGTGGCTACGGCAATTCCGGAGGTAAGGATAGCCGACACTAAGTTCAATCTTGACGCTATTGAAAAGCAAATAATAGCTGCAGAAGGGCAGGGGGTTGAGATAATCGTCTTCCCGGAGTTCTGCATTACAGGCTATACATGCCAGGACTTGTTCCGACAACAACTGTTGCTCGACGACTCGGAGCACGCTATGATGATGCTGCTCGACTTTACCCGTCAGCTCGACATCATTGCCATTGTCGGCATTCCGGTGTGTGTGGGTCCGCTGTTGCTCAACTGTGCGGCAGTGGTACAGCACGGAAAGATAATCGGGATAGTACCAAAGACCTACCTTCCGAACTATGCAGAGTTCTACGAAAAGCGGTGGTTTGCATCAGCGCGCGACCTTTGTCCGACACAGATACACTACGCCGGGCAGACCGTGTTGGTTACACCGGCACGCCAGATATTCCGTACTGCCGACGGAGTTAAGTTCGGAATAGAGATATGCGAGGACATCTGGGCACCCATTCCGCCCAGCAACGCACTCACATTGGCAGGTGTGGAGATTATGTTCAACCTCTCGGCAAGCACCGAACAAATCGGCAAGCACCACTATCTCGAGTCTTTGCTGGCACAGCAGAGTGCCCGCACCATCTCGGCATACGTGTACAGCAGCTGCGGTTTCGGCGAAAGTTCGCAGGACGTAGTGTTCGGTGGCAATGCGTTCATATACGAAAACGGCAGTCAGATAGCCAAAGCCGAACGCTTTTCGCTCGACCCGCAGCTCGTAACAAGCGAGATAGACATAGAGAAACTGCGTACGGAAAGACGGTCGAACACCACTTTCGTAAACGCACAGAAGGACATGTATGTAGACCCAATAGGCGGTGTGCTGCCCGAAAAGACATACATTAACTGCCTGCCAAGGCAGAATGCGGAACGCGAATTTACCCTGACGCGCAAAATAAACCCACAACCTTTCATACAAAGCAGCCACATGGAAGCTGCTTGCGAGGAGGTTTTCAACATTCAGGTCATGGGTTTGGCAAAGCGTCTGGTACACACCCATTGCAAGAAAGTGGTGATTGGAGTGAGCGGAGGGCTCGATTCCACACTCGCATTGCTTGTATGTGTGCGTGCGTTCGACAAGCTGAAACTCGACCGGAATGGCATTCTGGCAGTTACGATGCCAGGGTTCGGCACATCGAAACGAACCTACACGAATGCCGTTGCACTGATGAAGGAGCTGGGAGTAGACACGAAAGAGATTAGCATAGTGCCGTCGGTGGTTCAGCATCTCAAGGATATTGGACACGATACAGTTACCCACGACTCTACATTTGAGAACGCACAGGCACGCGAACGCACCCAAATTCTGATGGATTTGGCAAACGAATACAACGGAATGGTGCTGGGAACGGGCGATTTAAGCGAACTGGCGCTGGGCTGGTGCACCTATAATGGCGACCACATGAGCATGTATGCCGTCAATGCAAGCGTTCCGAAAACGTTGGTAAGGCACCTTGTTACATACGTATCTGGCATGACCAAGAACGAAAAAGTGGCAGAAGCATTGCGCGATATAGTGGACACACCCATATCACCGGAGCTTACTCCGGCAGACGAAGAAGGGAAAATACAACAGAAAACGGAAGATTTTGTCGGACCATACGAACTTAACGACTTCTTCCTGTACTACTTCTTGCGACACGGTTTCCAGCCTTCAAAGATATATTTCCTTGCCAATCAGGCGTTTGCAGGCAAGTATGAGGCAGAAGAAATAAAGAAATGGCTGTACAATTTCGTCGGTCGTTTTTTCCGAAACCAGTTCAAGCGCTCTTGTTTGCCCGATGGTCCGAAGGTGGGAACGGTGAGTTTGTCGCCCCGTGGCGATTGGCGCATGCCGTCAGATGCCGACTGCACCAACTGGCTGGCAGAGATAGAACAGCTCTGA